Genomic segment of Bdellovibrio bacteriovorus:
AACTTTTGACGACTCCACAAGCGAAGAAAGAAGCTCTTGCGTACATCACTGATCGTTTTAATTTAGGGCCTTTACGTGGCGAAACTTTGCCCTCGGCCAAGAACGAACCCAATCGTTTGAAATGGCATGCTGCGGACACAGTTCAATCTGAGCAAGAATTAGAGGCTCGTCGTGAAGAACAAAGTATGTTGGCTTATGAGCGAGAGCAGTTAAAGCGCGAGAAGGGACTTTAAGATGAAATTCATTCTAGTGACGTTGCTTCTGTTTTCTCAAATCTCATGGGCGCAGACATCTACGCCGAAGTCGCAATCATTTACCGACAAAGTATATAAGATTGAAAACGTGAACGAAAAAGTGCGCGTGTCCTTTAAGCTTCATCCCAGCATTTATGAACTGACGGGTAACGAGCCGTTTATGGATAATCTCAAACAAAGTTTGAAATTAAAAAAACCAGTGAAGTTTTCCATCGATCAAAAGACACGCAAAATTATTGATGTGAAAGGGCCTTAGTTAGCCCTTTCTGCCAAATCCAAAAAATCTTCTTTTAGGTTTTTGACCTTCTGATTTTTTTCCACCGCTGTTAGATCCGCCACTATTTTTGTGGGGAGCTGCTTTGTGGGGTTTTCCACTGTGGCTTCCGCTATGGGAGCTTGCACTTTTCGAAGCTTCTGCTCTGTGAGGTTTGTTTCCCCCGTGAGAAGCATCACTTTTTCCTGAATCGTGTCTGTGTGGTTTATTTCCTCCGCCATGAGCAGGGCTTTTCGGTGCGCCTTTTTTAGAATCTGCGTGATGTGGTTTACCACCACCGCCACCAAAGGAGCGCTTCGGTTTTTGACCAGCGCGATTCTTGGCCTTGTTCTCTAGGCGTTGACCTTCAAGAATGGCTTTCGCTTTACCCGCACTCATGACTTGAGCTTTCTCAACAGCTTCAGAGTGATAAGGTTGATTCTTCACGACCGGAACCGGCTGACGAGTGACTTTCTCAATCGCGTACATGAAGGATTTTTCTTCCGCTGTACAGAAAGAGATCGCCGCTCCCGAAGCCCCGGCACGCGCCGTTCTTCCGATACGGTGAACGTAGCTTTCAGGAATATGGGGAACTTCAAGATTGATAACGTGAGTGATACCTTCGATGTCGATACCACGCGCAGCGATGTCCGTAGCAACAAGAACGCGAACGTCCCCGTTGCGGAAATCTTCTAGGGCTCTTTGGCGAGCGTTTTGAGATTTATCACCATGGATGCCCGCCGCCGTGATGTTCGCTTTGACAAGTTTATCTACGACACGATTTGCCCCGTGTTTCATTTGCACGAAGACCAGAACTTTATAAAGATCATTGTCGTTTAGAAGATGAATCAATAGATCCAATTTATCTTTCTTCTCAACGTACATCACTTTTTGATCCACTTTTTCTGCCGTCGAAGACGTCGGCGTTACTTCCACTTTTTCTGGATTTACTAAAATGCTGTGCGCGAGTTTAGAAATCTCAGGTGGCATCGTTGCCGAAAAGAATAAGTTATGACGTTTCTTAGGAAGCAAAGGCAGAATGCGTTTAATATCCTGCATGAATCCCATATCCAGCATACGATCGGCTTCATCCAGGACAAAGATTTCCACTTTATCCAAACGTAAAAACTTTTGAGAAAATAAATCTAACAAGCGGCCCGGAGTCGCAACCAGAATATCAACACCCGCTTGCAAAGCTCTGACTTGCGGGTTTTGTCCTACGCCACCATAGATGACGGCATGTTTTAGCTTTAAGTGCTTGCTGTAAGCTTCAATATTTTCGTGAATTTGAATCGCCAACTCACGTGTCGGAGTTAAGATCAAAGCGCGCGGGCATTTTGCCTCGGGACGCGTATGATGTTTTGCTAGGTTCTGCAAGATCGGCAAACTAAACGCGGCCGTTTTTCCAGTTCCTGTTTGGGCAATACCCAAAAGGTCTTTCCCTTGCAAAAGAATAGGGATGGCTGCCAACTGAATGGGAGTTGGATTTTCATATCCTGCTTCTTTTAACGCAAATTGAAGAGGGGCTATTAAGGGAAGATCGGTAAATTTTGTCGTTGTCATGAAAGGCCGTTGTAACAGCCTAAAGGCCTTTAGCGCAAGGCGGATTTCTTTTGAGCGGTTTTCAGCAATTTTTGCACTGCCCACAGGATGTCTTTGTTATATGCAAAGATCTGTGAAGCATCTTTTGTTCTCATCCAGGCAACACCTTTGTGATAATCGGCATCGTCCACTTTATGAGGGGGAGTCCATTCCTGATCTAACTCTGCCAAATAGAACACAGTTCGACAGGCGTGCACTTTTCCATTCCAAGGGAAGTCGTACTTTCTTTCAAAGGCCGTTTCTTCAATAATGCGGACCTTATAACCTGTTTCTTCCAGACATTCGCGGGCGGCGGCTTCGGGAAGGCTTTCACCAGGCTCAATCGCGCCCCCAGGTAAAAAGAAATAAGGGGCTTGTGACGTTGGATCTACGGCATGAAATCCCAGAATTTGATTTTTGTGAACCACCACAACGGAGGTTCGTTCA
This window contains:
- a CDS encoding DEAD/DEAH box helicase codes for the protein MTTTKFTDLPLIAPLQFALKEAGYENPTPIQLAAIPILLQGKDLLGIAQTGTGKTAAFSLPILQNLAKHHTRPEAKCPRALILTPTRELAIQIHENIEAYSKHLKLKHAVIYGGVGQNPQVRALQAGVDILVATPGRLLDLFSQKFLRLDKVEIFVLDEADRMLDMGFMQDIKRILPLLPKKRHNLFFSATMPPEISKLAHSILVNPEKVEVTPTSSTAEKVDQKVMYVEKKDKLDLLIHLLNDNDLYKVLVFVQMKHGANRVVDKLVKANITAAGIHGDKSQNARQRALEDFRNGDVRVLVATDIAARGIDIEGITHVINLEVPHIPESYVHRIGRTARAGASGAAISFCTAEEKSFMYAIEKVTRQPVPVVKNQPYHSEAVEKAQVMSAGKAKAILEGQRLENKAKNRAGQKPKRSFGGGGGKPHHADSKKGAPKSPAHGGGNKPHRHDSGKSDASHGGNKPHRAEASKSASSHSGSHSGKPHKAAPHKNSGGSNSGGKKSEGQKPKRRFFGFGRKG